From one Leptospira stimsonii genomic stretch:
- the rsgA gene encoding ribosome small subunit-dependent GTPase A, whose protein sequence is MLDQDKTVKEFFTISRVYGAYYEIYSPERGTVRAFLRGKLRTIAAEERHPFVVGDRILAEPSSGQDWVISERMERTSFLTRKSREGDTQVLCANADQTAVLVSLKSPETKDGFIDRCLAAVYTSRTKPLILFTKLDLVSKEEAELRLRVYRDLGYQVLGVSCTTSEGIPELQEYLQGKATFLVGNSGVGKSTLLNLLTQKQIQKTSGISVSKDKGKHTTTNSLLIALEDGTTLIDSPGIKEWGILHLKKEEIMESFPELSSQKKNCEESNCCILSSNCAMIHALESDRITLERKKSLESMLASLENPHRVTRRDRISK, encoded by the coding sequence ATGTTAGATCAGGATAAAACAGTCAAAGAGTTTTTTACCATTTCTCGAGTTTACGGAGCTTACTATGAAATTTATTCTCCGGAACGAGGAACGGTAAGGGCTTTTTTAAGAGGGAAGTTGCGTACGATTGCGGCTGAAGAAAGACATCCCTTCGTGGTCGGAGATCGTATTCTTGCTGAACCCTCCTCCGGTCAGGATTGGGTGATCTCGGAAAGGATGGAAAGAACATCCTTTCTCACGAGAAAGAGTCGGGAAGGGGATACGCAAGTACTCTGCGCGAATGCGGATCAGACTGCGGTGTTGGTTTCTCTTAAATCTCCTGAGACCAAAGACGGTTTTATCGATCGTTGTCTTGCCGCGGTTTATACGTCTCGAACGAAACCTCTCATATTATTCACAAAATTGGATTTAGTTTCGAAAGAAGAAGCCGAACTTCGTCTCAGAGTTTATCGCGATTTAGGATATCAAGTTCTCGGAGTTTCGTGTACAACGAGCGAGGGGATTCCGGAATTACAGGAATATCTGCAAGGAAAAGCTACGTTCTTAGTTGGAAATTCGGGAGTCGGTAAGTCTACTTTACTCAATTTATTGACTCAAAAACAAATTCAAAAAACGTCCGGAATCAGTGTCTCAAAGGATAAAGGAAAACATACGACTACCAATTCTCTTTTGATCGCCTTAGAGGATGGAACTACTCTGATCGATTCTCCCGGAATCAAAGAATGGGGAATTCTTCACTTAAAAAAGGAAGAAATCATGGAGAGTTTTCCGGAACTCTCGAGTCAAAAAAAGAATTGTGAAGAATCAAATTGTTGCATACTTTCATCCAATTGCGCGATGATTCACGCATTAGAAAGTGATCGTATTACCTTGGAAAGAAAGAAAAGTCTCGAATCTATGCTTGCAAGTCTTGAAAATCCACATAGAGTCACCCGGAGAGATAGAATTTCAAAATGA